The following coding sequences are from one Lolium rigidum isolate FL_2022 chromosome 6, APGP_CSIRO_Lrig_0.1, whole genome shotgun sequence window:
- the LOC124664722 gene encoding glyoxylase I 4-like, translating into MVNTTAGVNKAAAQGGGLRLASLNHISVVCRSLESSLAFYCDVLGFFPIRRPGSFDFDGAWLFNFGIGVHLLQAEDLEGMPPMKTEIDPKDNHISFTVRRPSFSSCC; encoded by the exons ATGGTGAACACGACGGCGGGCGTGAACAAGGCGGCGGCCCAGGGTGGGGGTCTGCGGCTGGCGTCGCTGAACCACATCTCGGTGGTGTGCCGGTCGCTGGAGAGCTCGCTGGCATTCTACTGCGACGTCCTCGGCTTCTTCCCCATCCGCCGCCCAGGATCCTTCGACTTCGACGGCGCATG GCTATTCAACTTCGGGATCGGCGTGCATCTGCTGCAGGCCGAGGACCTAGAGGGCATGCCGCCCATGAAGACAGAGATCGACCCCAAGGACAACCACATCTCCTTCACGGTACGCCGaccttctttttcttcttgttgTTGA